In Zingiber officinale cultivar Zhangliang chromosome 6A, Zo_v1.1, whole genome shotgun sequence, a single genomic region encodes these proteins:
- the LOC121996684 gene encoding probable cysteine protease RD19D → MAPRTPLTFAAALLLMILSGGASDLPEDSQILQVTDHRPLGATELRFRAFLQKYNREYRSREEYAHRMGIFARNLARAAEHQVLDPTAVHGVTPFSDLTEAEFEEAFTGLVTRRPEFPTAAVMEVDGLPSSFDWREKGAVTNVKIQGVCGSCWAFSTTGAVEGANFLATGKLIDLSEQQLIDCDHTCDAVKKEECNNGCRGRLMTNAYNYLLRSGGLMEEKSYPYTGRQGECKFDEGKIAVRVTNFTVIPLDEQQMMANLVRHGPLAVGLNAAFMQTYMKGLSCPLICPRKWINHGVLLVGYGA, encoded by the exons ATGGCTCCGCGCACGCCCTTGACCTTCGCTGCTGCGCTCTTACTCATGATCCTCTCCGGCGGAGCATCCGATCTCCCTGAAGACTCCCAGATCCTCCAGGTGACCGATCACCGGCCACTGGGAGCCACGGAGCTGCGTTTCCGGGCTTTCTTGCAGAAGTACAACAGGGAGTACCGCAGCCGGGAGGAATACGCGCACAGGATGGGAATCTTCGCGCGGAACCTCGCCCGGGCGGCAGAGCATCAGGTGCTCGACCCCACCGCCGTCCACGGGGTCACGCCCTTCTCCGACCTCACCGAGGCGGAGTTCGAGGAGGCCTTCACAGGGTTGGTGACCCGCCGCCCGGAGTTCCCCACCGCGGCTGTCATGGAGGTCGACGGCCTCCCTTCGAGCTTCGATTGGCGTGAGAAGGGCGCCGTCACCAATGTCAAGATCCAG GGTGTGTGTGGATCTTGTTGGGCATTCAGCACAACAGGAGCTGTTGAGGGGGCAAACTTTCTGGCTACCGGGAAGCTTATCGACCTCAGTGAACAGCAGCTCATCGACTGCGATCACACG TGTGATGCTGTAAAGAAGGAAGAGTGCAACAATGGCTGCCGAGGCAGGCTGATGACGAATGCCTACAACTACTTGTTGCGATCTGGCGGCCTCATGGAGGAGAAGTCCTACCCTTACACCGGTCGACAAGGCGAATGCAAGTTCGACGAGGGAAAGATTGCAGTCCGTGTGACCAACTTCACGGTCATCCCCCTCGACGAGCAGCAAATGATGGCCAATTTGGTCCGCCACGGCCCCCTTGCAGTGGGATTGAACGCAGCGTTCATGCAGACGTACATGAAAGGCTTGTCTTGCCCATTGATCTGCCCTCGGAAATGGATCAACCACGGCGTGCTACTGGTGGGATACGGCGCCTGA